The following are from one region of the Pleurodeles waltl isolate 20211129_DDA chromosome 4_1, aPleWal1.hap1.20221129, whole genome shotgun sequence genome:
- the LOC138287039 gene encoding olfactory receptor 8D1-like, whose amino-acid sequence MHLMNQTSLKDFILLGLTEDQRLKIPLFILFTGVYITTVLGNISIIALISISPRLHTPMYFLITVLSFVDLCYSTVITPNMLANFLSEIQKIDFHQCLAQLFFFVAFGSMDGLILAIMAYDRYNAICKPLHYHVLMTKRVYISLVIAACTIGSVNSLIHTLCILRLNFCEDNLIFHFFCDIPPLLKISCSDTTLNEIVLFAVAGCVEVGSLFVILLSYTCIIWTIINIKSSEGRQRAFSTCVSHLVCVTMFYTPVLFMYLRPSSIYSMDQDRVASVFYTVIIPMLNPMIYSLRNKDVKEALSTLIQRTPLL is encoded by the coding sequence ATGCATTTAATGAACCAGACATCTCTGAAGGATTTCATCCTCTTAGGACTCACTGAAGACCAACGCCTCAAGATTCCACTCTTTATTCTTTTTACTGGAGTTTATATAACTACTGTGCTGGGCAATATTAGCATAATTGCATTGATTAGTATCTCTCCTCGTTTGCATACACCCATGTACTTCCTGATCACTGTCTTGTCTTTTGTCGATCTCTGTTACTCTACGGTGATAACTCCCAACATGTTGGCCAACTTCCTTTCAGAAATACAAAAGATTGACTTCCACCAATGTTTGGCACAACTGTTTTTCTTTGTTGCCTTTGGAAGTATGGATGGTCTTATCCTGGCAATAATGGCCTATGACAGGTACAACGCTATCTGTAAGCCCCTGCACTATCATGTTCTCATGACCAAGAGAGTTTACATCTCTCTAGTTATTGCAGCATGCACAATTGGTTCAGTTAATTCCCTGATACACACACTTTGCATCTTAAGACTGAATTTCTGTGAGGATAATTTGATCTTCCACTTCTTCTGTGACATTCCTCCCCTGCTGAAGATCTCCTGCTCTGACACTACACTCAACGAGATTGTACTATTCGCTGTGGCTGGTTGTGTGGAAGTTGGATCTCTTTTTGTTATTCTCCTTTCATATACATGTATTATCTGGACAATCATAAACATAAAGTCCTCTGAAGGTAGACAAAGAGCCTTTTCCACTTGTGTCTCCCACTTGGTTTGTGTTACTATGTTCTACACTCCAGTGCTCTTCATGTACCTACGACCCAGTTCCATCTACTCCATGGATCAGGACAGAGTGGCATCTGTGTTTTACACAGTTATAATCCCTATGTTAAATCCCATGATCTATAGCCTCAGAAATAAGGATGTCAAAGAAGCTCTTAGCACATTAATACAAAGAACACCTTTGCTTTAA